In Pollutimonas sp. M17, a single genomic region encodes these proteins:
- a CDS encoding branched-chain amino acid ABC transporter permease, giving the protein MKTRFLWSVIGLVLLAAVPVVLSQGLVNAAIPMLIAALFACAYNLLCGQAGMLSFGHSAYFGVGAFSTIHAMNALGGAGLLPTPLMPLAGAAGGLIFGAAAGWFATQRTGTYFAMITLAIAELIHALAPHLKGVFGGEAGLSSMRMPAWGFTFGTTNEVYYLTLVWVALCLALLYLITRTPLGRLALGVRENSHRLSFLGYEVHRINVLIFAISGMFSGVAGALQVVSNEAANYVVFDPSLSAAVVLNTYIGGVNVFLGPALGAALMTFFGYAVSDMTQSWLLYQGLLFVLVMMFMPTGLSGLAVLAASSAKRHGIRAVAPAAALYLAAFACLTAAIVFLTELLGRVFSQDYKALSQAAGSGELPSVLLFGWSWSPASPLTWVVPLALMVLGIACWRLASGSMRRHAAAGAALHTGAAGAAVQRRPA; this is encoded by the coding sequence ATGAAGACTCGATTCCTTTGGTCCGTGATCGGCCTTGTCCTGCTGGCGGCGGTTCCAGTGGTGCTTTCGCAGGGGCTGGTCAATGCCGCGATCCCCATGCTGATCGCCGCCCTGTTCGCTTGCGCCTACAACCTTCTATGCGGCCAGGCGGGCATGCTGTCCTTCGGGCATTCCGCGTATTTCGGCGTGGGCGCGTTTTCGACCATCCATGCGATGAATGCGCTGGGCGGGGCCGGTCTGCTGCCCACTCCTTTGATGCCGCTGGCCGGCGCCGCCGGCGGGCTGATCTTCGGCGCGGCAGCGGGCTGGTTCGCGACGCAGCGCACCGGAACCTATTTCGCCATGATCACCCTGGCCATCGCGGAACTGATCCATGCGCTGGCTCCGCATCTCAAAGGCGTTTTCGGCGGCGAGGCGGGCTTGTCGTCCATGCGCATGCCGGCATGGGGCTTTACATTCGGAACGACCAACGAGGTCTATTACCTGACGCTCGTATGGGTTGCCCTGTGCCTGGCGCTCTTGTACCTGATTACGCGTACCCCGCTTGGACGCCTTGCGCTGGGCGTGCGCGAGAACAGCCACAGGCTCAGCTTTCTCGGCTACGAAGTGCATCGCATCAACGTCCTGATCTTCGCCATTTCGGGCATGTTCTCGGGCGTTGCGGGTGCCTTGCAGGTCGTCAGCAACGAGGCGGCGAATTACGTTGTTTTCGACCCCTCCCTGTCGGCGGCCGTCGTGCTCAACACCTATATCGGAGGAGTCAATGTGTTCCTGGGTCCCGCATTGGGGGCCGCGCTCATGACGTTTTTCGGATATGCCGTATCGGACATGACGCAATCCTGGCTGCTGTATCAAGGTTTGCTTTTTGTCCTGGTGATGATGTTCATGCCCACCGGCTTGAGCGGGCTTGCCGTCCTGGCGGCCTCTTCCGCGAAGCGGCATGGGATCAGGGCGGTCGCTCCCGCAGCCGCCCTGTATCTGGCGGCCTTCGCCTGCCTGACCGCCGCCATTGTCTTTCTTACGGAACTGCTGGGCCGCGTTTTCTCCCAAGACTACAAGGCCTTGTCGCAGGCGGCAGGTTCCGGCGAGCTGCCTTCCGTGCTGCTCTTTGGCTGGAGCTGGTCTCCCGCCAGTCCGCTTACATGGGTGGTTCCATTGGCCTTGATGGTTCTGGGCATCGCCTGCTGGAGGCTGGCCAGCGGCAGCATGCGGCGCCATGCAGCGGCGGGCGCGGCCCTGCATACGGGTGCCGCCGGCGCCGCCGTACAGCGGAGGCCGGCATGA
- a CDS encoding ABC transporter ATP-binding protein: protein MTADKPLLCVENLHAHYGKSHVLHGVSLHLQANEVISLIGRNGSGRSTTLKAIMGLLPPSSGSVTLQGKRMSGLRPYEICRAGIAYVPEEREVFANLTVDENLRMGEQPGVKGPQRWTMAQMFDYFPRLKERRNTLAGSLSGGEQQMLTICRSLLGNPQAILIDEPTEGLAPKIVAAVGDCIQDIHKKGVSVILVEQKLAIALKVSTRIYVMGQGRIVYEGTPQEVAGNDQLLAEWLAV from the coding sequence ATGACAGCCGACAAGCCTTTGCTGTGTGTCGAGAATCTGCACGCGCACTATGGAAAAAGCCATGTCCTGCATGGCGTATCGCTGCATCTTCAGGCCAATGAAGTGATCAGCCTTATCGGACGCAATGGATCGGGCCGCTCCACGACCCTGAAGGCCATCATGGGCCTGCTGCCTCCTTCCAGCGGCAGCGTCACGCTGCAGGGAAAACGCATGTCCGGATTGAGGCCTTATGAAATCTGCCGCGCGGGCATTGCCTATGTTCCCGAGGAACGCGAGGTATTTGCCAACCTGACGGTCGACGAGAACTTGCGCATGGGCGAACAGCCCGGAGTGAAGGGGCCGCAGCGCTGGACCATGGCCCAGATGTTCGACTATTTTCCCCGGCTCAAGGAAAGGCGGAACACGCTGGCGGGCAGCCTGTCGGGCGGCGAACAGCAGATGCTCACGATCTGCAGGTCGCTGCTGGGAAATCCCCAGGCCATCCTGATCGACGAGCCGACCGAGGGCCTGGCTCCGAAAATCGTGGCCGCAGTCGGTGACTGCATCCAGGATATCCATAAAAAGGGCGTCTCGGTCATTCTGGTCGAGCAGAAGCTGGCGATAGCCCTGAAAGTCTCCACGCGTATATACGTCATGGGGCAGGGGCGCATCGTGTACGAAGGAACCCCGCAGGAAGTGGCCGGCAACGACCAGCTTCTTGCCGAGTGGCTTGCCGTTTAA
- a CDS encoding ABC transporter ATP-binding protein has protein sequence MTHPVLSLHDLKKSFGATEIIRGVSLSLLPDERHAIIGPNGAGKSTLFHLISGNIRPNSGEILLEGRSIVGKTPQAINRLGLARSFQITNIFPRLTVYENIRLAVMRAHGLQYCFWRFVNANQKVRQQSDQLLERVRLHPRAATIAGEMSYSEQRSLEIAMTLASDPKVILLDEPMAGMSKEETAYTTALIKEVTVGRSLLIVEHDMEVVFSLGDRISVLVYGKLIASGTPDEIRRNADVKEAYLGEEVAA, from the coding sequence ATGACGCATCCCGTTTTGAGCCTTCACGATCTGAAGAAGTCCTTCGGTGCGACCGAGATCATCCGGGGCGTCAGCCTGTCGCTTCTGCCCGATGAGCGCCACGCAATCATCGGGCCCAACGGGGCGGGAAAGTCCACGCTGTTTCATTTGATCTCCGGCAATATTCGCCCGAACTCCGGCGAGATACTGCTGGAGGGGCGCTCCATCGTGGGGAAAACGCCTCAAGCCATCAACCGCCTTGGATTGGCCAGGTCTTTCCAGATCACCAATATATTCCCCCGGCTTACGGTGTATGAAAACATAAGGCTTGCGGTGATGCGGGCGCATGGCCTGCAATACTGCTTCTGGCGTTTCGTGAATGCCAACCAGAAAGTCAGGCAGCAAAGCGATCAACTGCTGGAACGGGTCCGGCTGCATCCACGCGCGGCCACGATAGCGGGCGAGATGTCGTATTCGGAACAGCGCTCGCTGGAAATCGCCATGACGCTGGCGTCCGACCCCAAAGTCATTTTGCTGGATGAACCCATGGCCGGCATGTCCAAGGAAGAGACCGCCTACACGACGGCACTGATCAAGGAGGTCACCGTGGGGAGGTCGCTGCTGATTGTCGAGCACGATATGGAAGTGGTTTTTTCCCTGGGCGACAGGATCAGCGTGCTGGTATATGGGAAGCTGATCGCAAGCGGCACGCCGGATGAGATCCGGCGCAACGCGGACGTGAAAGAGGCCTATCTGGGCGAGGAGGTCGCGGCATGA